A section of the Pseudomonas tritici genome encodes:
- a CDS encoding urease subunit beta, whose translation MIPGEYQIQPGEIELNVGRRTVTLGVANSGDRPIQVGSHYHFFETNDALTFDRAASRGMRLNIPAGTAVRFEPGQSREVELVDLSGGRRVFGFAGRIMGDL comes from the coding sequence ATGATTCCTGGCGAATATCAGATCCAGCCTGGCGAGATCGAACTCAACGTCGGCCGCCGTACCGTCACCCTTGGCGTAGCCAACAGCGGCGATCGGCCGATCCAGGTGGGCTCGCATTATCATTTTTTCGAGACGAATGACGCGCTGACGTTTGACCGTGCGGCGAGCCGTGGCATGCGTTTGAATATTCCGGCGGGGACAGCGGTGCGGTTTGAGCCGGGGCAGAGTCGTGAGGTCGAGTTGGTGGATTTGAGCGGTGGGCGGCGGGTGTTCGGTTTTGCCGGACGCATTATGGGTGATCTCTAG
- a CDS encoding GNAT family N-acetyltransferase, whose protein sequence is MNAAQLRRVHAESFAHYRLGLIELLLDAVKHGASVGFMADFDEAQARAYLNGVQASIEDASLLLWVVVRDEEVIASVQLALCQKANGLNRAEVQKLLVHSRARRHGLGQQLMNALELAARQHKRGLLYLDTEAGSGAEAFYQSLRYIKVGELPDYCQSPDGRYSPTAIYFKTLGQPA, encoded by the coding sequence ATGAACGCTGCTCAACTGCGTCGAGTCCATGCTGAAAGTTTTGCCCACTACCGCCTGGGCTTGATCGAGCTGTTGCTGGACGCGGTCAAGCATGGCGCTTCAGTGGGTTTCATGGCCGATTTCGATGAGGCTCAAGCGCGTGCTTATCTGAACGGCGTGCAGGCGAGTATTGAAGACGCCAGCCTGCTGCTGTGGGTGGTGGTGCGCGACGAAGAGGTGATCGCCAGCGTGCAGTTGGCGCTGTGCCAGAAGGCCAACGGCCTGAACCGCGCCGAGGTGCAAAAACTGCTGGTGCACAGCCGCGCACGGCGCCATGGCCTGGGCCAGCAATTGATGAACGCCCTGGAACTCGCCGCGCGCCAGCACAAGCGCGGCCTGCTGTACCTGGACACCGAGGCTGGCTCCGGCGCCGAAGCCTTCTACCAGTCGCTGCGCTACATCAAGGTCGGCGAACTGCCCGACTACTGCCAAAGCCCGGACGGGCGCTACAGCCCGACCGCTATCTACTTCAAGACCCTGGGGCAACCTGCATGA
- a CDS encoding GNAT family N-acetyltransferase — translation MIRDATEQDLPAIRDIYNDAVLNTTAIWNEQPVDLANRQAWFSARQALGYPILVAVENGEVTGYAAFGDWRPFEGFRYSVEHSVYVRNDQRGKGLGPRLMEALIERARACGKHVMVAAIESGNQASIRLHERLGFITTGQMPRVGIKFGRWLDLTFMQLALNPGAEPPQE, via the coding sequence ATGATTCGTGATGCAACCGAGCAGGACCTGCCTGCGATCCGCGACATCTACAACGATGCGGTGCTGAACACGACGGCGATCTGGAACGAACAACCGGTGGACCTGGCCAACCGTCAGGCCTGGTTCAGCGCGCGCCAGGCTTTGGGGTATCCGATCCTGGTGGCGGTGGAAAACGGCGAAGTCACGGGCTACGCCGCGTTTGGCGACTGGCGCCCGTTCGAGGGCTTCCGCTACAGCGTCGAACACTCGGTGTACGTGCGCAACGACCAACGCGGCAAGGGCCTGGGCCCGCGCTTGATGGAAGCGCTGATCGAACGCGCGCGCGCCTGCGGCAAACACGTGATGGTCGCCGCCATCGAAAGTGGCAACCAGGCCTCTATCCGCCTGCATGAACGCCTGGGGTTCATCACCACCGGGCAGATGCCGCGAGTGGGGATCAAGTTTGGCCGCTGGCTCGACCTCACCTTTATGCAGCTTGCCTTGAATCCGGGCGCAGAACCGCCCCAGGAGTGA
- the ureA gene encoding urease subunit gamma — MDLTPREKDKLLIFTAGLVAERRLARGVKLNYPETIAYISAALMEGARDGRTVADLMHYGTTLLSREQVMEGIPEMIPDIQVEATFPDGTKLVTVHQPIA; from the coding sequence ATGGACCTGACCCCACGGGAAAAAGATAAACTGCTGATCTTCACCGCCGGTTTGGTAGCCGAGCGTCGCCTGGCGCGCGGGGTGAAGCTCAACTACCCGGAAACCATCGCCTACATCTCCGCCGCCTTGATGGAAGGCGCCCGCGACGGCCGCACCGTGGCCGACCTGATGCACTACGGCACCACCCTGCTCAGCCGCGAGCAGGTGATGGAAGGTATCCCGGAAATGATCCCGGATATCCAGGTAGAAGCCACCTTCCCCGACGGCACCAAGCTGGTCACCGTCCACCAACCCATTGCGTAA
- a CDS encoding urease accessory protein UreD translates to MNLPLTSALFTPSWHAELELGYARFGDTTRPVMRRHLGPLRVQKHLYAEGPEVCQHIIVHPPGGIAGGDRLDISAHVGAGAWAQLTSPGAAKWYRANGPAFQQLDLRVEAGATLEWLPQETIVFSAAQAELTTRIELQGDARLFYWDVVALGRPASGERFDLGHFQSHLDIRRDGQLLWHERQRIVGADGLLDSPIGLDGQPVFATLLLTADIDPELLETCRALPHAVRGDLTQLPGLLVARCLASEALLARGWLIDLWRVLRPAVLGREAVSPRIWST, encoded by the coding sequence ATGAACCTGCCCCTTACTTCCGCCCTGTTCACCCCCAGCTGGCACGCCGAGCTGGAACTCGGCTACGCGCGTTTCGGCGACACCACGCGCCCGGTGATGCGTCGCCACCTCGGCCCGCTGCGCGTGCAAAAACACCTGTATGCCGAAGGCCCCGAGGTGTGCCAGCACATCATCGTGCACCCGCCGGGCGGGATTGCCGGTGGCGATCGCCTGGACATCAGCGCCCACGTCGGTGCCGGTGCCTGGGCACAGTTGACCAGCCCCGGCGCGGCCAAGTGGTACCGCGCCAACGGGCCGGCGTTTCAGCAGCTCGACCTCAGGGTCGAAGCCGGCGCGACGCTGGAATGGCTACCCCAGGAAACCATTGTATTCAGCGCCGCCCAGGCCGAACTCACCACGCGCATTGAGCTGCAAGGCGATGCGCGACTGTTCTACTGGGACGTGGTCGCCCTCGGTCGCCCGGCCAGTGGCGAGCGTTTTGACCTGGGCCACTTCCAGTCGCACCTGGATATCCGCCGCGACGGCCAGTTGCTCTGGCATGAGCGCCAGCGCATTGTGGGCGCCGACGGTTTGCTCGATTCACCTATCGGCCTGGACGGACAACCGGTGTTTGCCACGCTGTTGCTGACCGCTGATATTGACCCTGAATTACTGGAAACCTGCCGCGCCCTGCCCCACGCGGTGCGTGGCGATCTCACCCAATTGCCCGGCTTGCTGGTGGCCCGTTGTTTGGCCAGCGAAGCGCTGCTGGCACGGGGGTGGTTGATTGATTTATGGCGCGTGTTGCGCCCGGCCGTATTAGGCAGGGAAGCGGTATCACCGAGAATCTGGAGCACATGA
- the urtE gene encoding urea ABC transporter ATP-binding subunit UrtE, whose product MLQVDKLHQYYGGSHILRGLSFDVKVGEVTCLLGRNGVGKTTLLKCLMGLLPSKEGVVNWEGKAITGFKPHQRVHAGIAYVPQGREIFGRLTVEENLLMGLSRFPGSEAKEVPAFIYELFPVLLQMKHRRGGDLSGGQQQQLAIGRALASRPRLLILDEPTEGIQPSVIKEIGAVIKKLAERGDMAILLVEQFYDFAAELADQYLVMSRGEIVQQGRGENMESEGVRGLVTI is encoded by the coding sequence ATGCTGCAAGTCGATAAGTTGCACCAGTATTACGGCGGTAGCCACATCCTGCGCGGGCTGTCCTTTGATGTGAAAGTCGGCGAAGTCACCTGCCTGCTCGGCCGTAACGGCGTAGGCAAGACCACCCTGCTCAAATGCCTGATGGGTCTGCTGCCCTCCAAGGAAGGCGTGGTGAATTGGGAAGGCAAGGCCATCACCGGGTTCAAGCCGCATCAGCGCGTGCATGCCGGGATTGCCTACGTGCCCCAGGGCCGGGAGATTTTTGGTCGGCTGACCGTGGAAGAAAACCTGCTGATGGGGCTCTCGCGTTTTCCGGGCTCAGAAGCCAAGGAAGTGCCCGCCTTCATCTACGAATTGTTCCCGGTGTTGCTGCAAATGAAGCATCGCCGTGGCGGTGACCTGTCCGGCGGCCAGCAACAACAGCTCGCCATCGGCCGGGCCCTGGCCAGCCGTCCGCGCCTGTTGATCCTCGATGAGCCCACCGAAGGCATCCAGCCGTCGGTGATCAAGGAGATCGGCGCGGTGATCAAGAAACTCGCTGAGCGTGGCGATATGGCAATCCTGCTGGTCGAGCAGTTCTACGACTTTGCCGCGGAACTGGCCGATCAATACCTGGTGATGTCCCGGGGTGAAATCGTGCAGCAGGGCCGTGGTGAAAATATGGAAAGCGAGGGTGTACGCGGCCTGGTTACGATCTAA
- the urtD gene encoding urea ABC transporter ATP-binding protein UrtD, with protein sequence MRNVMLEPIFDAGSGRDAIGIGQAAGKGLNTRHGTILTLEDISVSFDGFKALNDLNLYIGVGELRCIIGPNGAGKTTLMDVITGKTRPSHGTAWFGENLDLTGMSEVQIAQAGIGRKFQKPTVFEALSVFENLELAQKTDKSVWASLRARLSGEQKDRIDEVLDTIRLIASAQRPAGLLSHGQKQFLEIGMLLMQDPQLLLLDEPVAGMTDAETEFTAELFKRLAGKHSLMVVEHDMGFVGSIADHVTVLHQGSVLAEGSLEQVQENERVIEVYLGR encoded by the coding sequence ATGAGGAACGTCATGCTTGAACCTATTTTCGACGCAGGCAGCGGCCGCGATGCCATCGGCATTGGCCAGGCCGCCGGCAAGGGCCTGAACACCCGCCACGGCACCATCCTGACCCTGGAAGACATCAGCGTCAGCTTCGATGGATTCAAGGCACTCAACGATTTGAACCTGTACATCGGCGTCGGCGAATTGCGCTGCATCATCGGCCCCAACGGCGCGGGCAAGACCACGCTGATGGACGTGATCACCGGCAAGACTCGCCCCAGCCATGGCACCGCCTGGTTTGGCGAAAACCTCGACCTCACCGGTATGAGCGAAGTGCAGATCGCCCAGGCTGGCATTGGGCGCAAGTTCCAGAAGCCCACGGTATTCGAAGCCCTGAGCGTGTTTGAAAACCTGGAGCTGGCGCAGAAGACCGATAAATCGGTGTGGGCCAGCCTGCGCGCACGCCTGAGCGGTGAGCAGAAGGACCGTATCGATGAAGTGCTCGACACCATTCGTCTCATCGCTTCGGCACAGCGCCCGGCCGGCTTGCTGTCCCACGGCCAGAAGCAGTTCCTGGAGATCGGCATGCTCCTGATGCAAGACCCGCAACTGCTGCTGTTGGACGAGCCGGTAGCGGGCATGACCGACGCCGAAACCGAATTCACCGCCGAACTGTTCAAGCGCCTGGCGGGCAAGCACTCGCTGATGGTGGTGGAACATGACATGGGGTTTGTCGGCTCGATTGCCGACCACGTGACCGTGTTGCACCAAGGCAGCGTGCTGGCCGAAGGGTCGCTGGAGCAGGTGCAGGAAAATGAGCGGGTGATCGAGGTCTATCTCGGTCGCTGA
- the urtC gene encoding urea ABC transporter permease subunit UrtC, with product MNQPLMLTAAQKAGPKVTIAVGAVILILLLALPLCSLLSPENPLHVSAYTLTLVGKILCYAIVALALDLVWGYAGMLSLGHGLFFALGGYAMGMYLMRQASGDELPAFMTFLSWTELPWYWVGTEHFLWAMCLVVLAPGLLALVFGFFAFRSRIKGVYFSIMTQALTFAGMLLFFRNETGFGGNNGFTNFRSILGFGITEPGTRAVLFVATVLLLVASLYIGWRLAKSKFGRVLTALRDAENRLMFCGYDPRGFKLFVWVLSAVLCGLAGALYVPQVGIINPSEMSPTNSIEAAVWVALGGRGTLIGPLLGAGVVNGMKSWFTVAFPEYWLFFLGALFIIVTLYLPKGVIGLLKK from the coding sequence ATGAACCAGCCATTGATGCTTACGGCCGCGCAAAAGGCCGGCCCCAAGGTGACGATTGCCGTCGGCGCAGTGATCCTGATCCTGCTGCTGGCGCTGCCGTTGTGTTCCTTGCTGTCACCGGAAAACCCGCTGCATGTGTCGGCCTACACCCTGACGCTGGTGGGCAAGATCCTCTGCTACGCCATCGTCGCCCTCGCGCTGGACCTGGTGTGGGGCTATGCCGGTATGTTGTCTCTCGGCCACGGTTTGTTCTTTGCCCTGGGCGGCTATGCGATGGGCATGTACTTGATGCGCCAGGCGTCCGGCGATGAGTTGCCGGCGTTCATGACCTTCCTCTCGTGGACGGAATTGCCCTGGTACTGGGTCGGCACCGAGCACTTCCTCTGGGCCATGTGCCTGGTGGTGCTGGCGCCTGGTCTGCTGGCACTGGTCTTTGGTTTCTTCGCCTTCCGCTCGCGGATCAAGGGCGTGTATTTCTCGATCATGACCCAGGCCCTGACCTTCGCCGGGATGCTCCTGTTTTTCCGCAACGAGACTGGTTTTGGCGGCAACAACGGCTTCACCAATTTCCGCAGCATTCTCGGCTTTGGGATTACCGAGCCGGGCACGCGGGCAGTGTTGTTTGTGGCAACGGTGCTGCTGCTGGTGGCGAGCCTGTACATCGGCTGGCGCCTGGCCAAGAGCAAGTTCGGTCGGGTGCTGACCGCCTTGCGCGACGCCGAGAACCGCCTGATGTTCTGCGGCTACGACCCACGTGGCTTCAAGCTGTTCGTGTGGGTGTTGAGCGCGGTGTTGTGTGGGTTGGCCGGGGCGCTGTATGTGCCACAAGTGGGCATCATCAACCCCAGTGAAATGTCGCCGACCAACTCGATTGAAGCGGCGGTGTGGGTGGCCTTGGGCGGGCGAGGGACGTTGATCGGCCCGCTGCTGGGCGCAGGGGTGGTGAATGGCATGAAGAGCTGGTTCACCGTGGCCTTCCCGGAATATTGGCTGTTCTTCCTCGGGGCGCTGTTCATCATCGTCACCCTGTACCTGCCCAAGGGCGTTATCGGTCTGCTGAAGAAATGA
- the urtB gene encoding urea ABC transporter permease subunit UrtB — MPTAFYRFILATLLLLPFAAHASDAEDFLSANPTQQAKLLQDWAAQPDPARIELVDALQQGQLTVNGETKTVRLNNRLRGLIDNVRASQQLLAADPKVRLAAAQTLQKSAQPAQLKFLDQQVAAETDEDVHTALSLALANLQLVDPDPVVRLAAVRLLGNTGDPLARTRLEALLAPGVETDAAVHTAAETSLAQVKRKLMVGELLGQAFSGMSLGSILLLAALGLAITFGLLGVINMAHGEMLMLGAYSTYVVQMLMQRYVPQAIEFYPLIALPVAFFVTAAIGMALERTVIRHLYGRPLETLLATWGISLMLIQLVRLVFGAQNVEVSNPEWLSGGIQVLPNLVLPYNRIVIIAFALCVVVLTWLLLNKTRLGLNVRAVTQNRNMAACCGVPTGRVDMLAFGLGSGIAGLGGVALSQIGNVGPDLGQSYIIDSFLVVVLGGVGQLAGSVMAAFGLGIANKILEPQIGAVLGKILILALIILFIQKRPQGLFALKGRVID; from the coding sequence ATGCCCACTGCCTTCTACCGCTTCATCCTGGCTACCCTGCTGTTGCTGCCTTTCGCCGCACACGCCAGCGACGCCGAAGACTTCCTGTCTGCCAACCCGACCCAACAAGCCAAGCTCCTGCAGGACTGGGCTGCGCAGCCTGACCCGGCGCGTATCGAGTTGGTGGACGCCTTGCAACAAGGCCAACTCACCGTCAACGGCGAGACCAAAACCGTCCGCCTGAACAACCGTCTGCGCGGCTTGATCGACAACGTACGGGCCAGCCAGCAACTGCTCGCCGCCGACCCCAAGGTGCGCCTCGCCGCCGCGCAAACCCTGCAAAAAAGCGCGCAACCTGCGCAGCTGAAATTCCTCGACCAGCAGGTCGCCGCCGAAACAGATGAGGACGTGCACACGGCACTCAGCCTGGCGTTGGCCAATCTGCAACTGGTCGACCCTGATCCCGTGGTGCGCCTTGCCGCTGTGCGCTTACTCGGCAACACCGGCGACCCACTGGCCCGCACCCGCCTTGAGGCGCTGCTGGCACCAGGCGTCGAAACCGATGCCGCCGTGCACACCGCCGCCGAAACCAGCCTGGCCCAGGTCAAACGCAAGTTGATGGTCGGCGAGCTCCTCGGCCAGGCCTTCAGCGGCATGTCCCTGGGCTCGATTCTGTTGCTGGCGGCCCTGGGCCTGGCGATCACCTTCGGCCTGCTCGGCGTGATCAATATGGCCCACGGCGAGATGCTGATGCTCGGCGCCTACTCCACGTATGTGGTGCAAATGCTGATGCAGCGCTACGTGCCGCAAGCCATTGAGTTCTACCCGCTGATCGCGCTGCCGGTGGCGTTTTTTGTCACCGCTGCCATCGGCATGGCGCTGGAGCGCACGGTGATTCGTCACCTGTACGGTCGGCCGCTGGAAACCCTGCTGGCCACCTGGGGCATCAGCCTGATGCTGATCCAGTTGGTGCGCCTGGTGTTCGGCGCGCAGAACGTCGAAGTGTCCAACCCCGAATGGCTGTCGGGCGGGATTCAAGTGCTGCCCAACCTCGTGCTGCCGTACAACCGCATTGTGATCATCGCTTTCGCATTGTGCGTGGTGGTGCTGACCTGGCTGCTGCTGAACAAGACTCGCCTGGGCCTCAACGTGCGTGCCGTGACCCAGAACCGCAACATGGCCGCGTGCTGCGGCGTACCGACAGGCCGCGTGGACATGCTCGCGTTTGGCCTGGGTTCCGGCATTGCCGGGTTGGGCGGTGTGGCGCTGAGTCAGATCGGCAACGTCGGCCCGGACCTGGGCCAGAGCTACATCATCGACTCGTTCCTCGTCGTGGTGCTCGGCGGCGTCGGCCAGTTGGCCGGGAGTGTCATGGCCGCCTTCGGGCTGGGCATCGCCAACAAGATTCTGGAACCACAGATCGGTGCCGTGCTCGGCAAAATCCTGATCCTCGCGCTGATCATTCTGTTTATCCAGAAACGCCCGCAGGGACTCTTCGCACTGAAAGGACGGGTGATCGACTGA
- the urtA gene encoding urea ABC transporter substrate-binding protein encodes MKRRSLIKAFTLSASIAAMGMTWTIQAAETIKVGILHSLSGTMAISETSLKDMALMTIDEINAKGGVNGKMLEPVVVDPASNWPLFAEKGRQLLTQDKVAVVFGCWTSVSRKSVLPVFEELNGLLFYPVQYEGEEMSPNVFYTGAAPNQQAIPAVEYLMSEEGGSAKRFFLLGTDYVYPRTTNKILRSFLHSKGVADKDIEEVYTPFGHADYQTIVANIKKFSAGGKTAVISTVNGDSNVPFYKELANQGLKATDVPVVAFSVGEEELRGIDTKPLVGNLAAWNYFQSVENPVNKKFVADWKAYAKKHNLPGADKAVTNDPMEATYVGIHMWAQAAEKAKSTDVDKVREALAGQTFAAPSGFTLTMDKTNHHLHKPVMIGEIQADGQFSVVWQTQEPIRAQPWSPYIPGNDKKPDYAVKSN; translated from the coding sequence ATGAAGCGTCGCAGCTTGATCAAGGCTTTCACTCTTTCGGCATCCATCGCCGCCATGGGCATGACCTGGACGATCCAGGCTGCCGAGACCATCAAGGTCGGCATCCTGCATTCGCTGTCCGGCACCATGGCGATCTCCGAAACGTCGCTCAAAGACATGGCATTGATGACCATCGACGAGATCAACGCCAAGGGTGGGGTAAACGGAAAGATGCTCGAACCTGTGGTCGTCGACCCGGCGTCGAACTGGCCGCTGTTCGCCGAGAAAGGCCGACAGTTGCTGACCCAGGACAAGGTCGCCGTGGTGTTCGGTTGCTGGACCTCGGTGTCGCGTAAATCGGTATTGCCGGTGTTCGAAGAGCTCAACGGCCTGCTGTTCTACCCGGTTCAATACGAGGGCGAAGAGATGTCGCCAAACGTGTTCTATACCGGTGCGGCGCCGAACCAGCAGGCGATTCCGGCAGTGGAATACCTAATGAGCGAAGAAGGCGGCAGCGCCAAACGCTTCTTCCTGCTGGGCACCGACTACGTGTACCCACGCACCACCAATAAAATCCTGCGCTCGTTCCTGCATTCCAAAGGCGTAGCGGATAAAGATATCGAAGAGGTCTACACCCCGTTCGGCCATGCCGATTACCAAACCATCGTGGCCAACATCAAAAAATTCTCGGCGGGCGGCAAGACCGCTGTGATCTCCACCGTAAACGGCGACTCCAACGTGCCGTTCTATAAGGAACTGGCCAACCAGGGTTTGAAAGCCACCGACGTACCCGTGGTGGCGTTCTCGGTGGGTGAAGAAGAACTGCGCGGCATCGACACCAAGCCGCTGGTGGGCAACCTCGCTGCCTGGAACTACTTCCAGTCGGTGGAGAACCCGGTCAACAAGAAATTTGTCGCCGACTGGAAAGCCTACGCGAAGAAACACAACCTGCCGGGCGCCGACAAAGCCGTGACCAACGACCCGATGGAAGCCACCTACGTGGGCATCCATATGTGGGCGCAGGCGGCTGAAAAAGCCAAGTCCACCGACGTCGACAAAGTGCGTGAAGCACTGGCCGGGCAGACCTTTGCTGCGCCGTCCGGCTTCACCCTGACCATGGACAAGACCAACCATCACCTGCACAAGCCAGTGATGATCGGCGAGATCCAGGCTGACGGGCAGTTCTCGGTGGTGTGGCAGACCCAGGAACCGATCCGGGCGCAGCCGTGGAGCCCGTACATTCCGGGGAATGACAAGAAGCCGGATTATGCCGTGAAGAGCAACTGA